Proteins from a single region of Cetobacterium somerae ATCC BAA-474:
- the citF gene encoding citrate lyase subunit alpha, translating to MINKRVDENLLKTIKGYGERKAYKAPFTNQPEGSVNENTESLKGAIKRTKVVDSLEEAIRNSGLKDGMTISFHHHFRNGDKVLPMVLDKLAEMGFKNLRVEASSFTKAHEGIVKHIKAGVVNRLGSSGLRGDLAKEISNGMLGDYPAVIRSHGGRARAIVEGDIKIDVAFLGASSSDCMGNANGVKGKSLCGSLGYAKVDAAHADKVIIITDTLVDYPNSPMSIPQTQVDYVVVVDEIGDPNGIMSGATRFTSNPKELLMAKKVLDVMLASGYFNDGFSMQTGSGGASLAVTRFIREELLKRNIKCSFGLGGITKAFVDLLEEGLMGQLYDTQCFDLAAVESIGRNEKHVEVSADFYANPFNCSPAVNKLDFVILSALEVDKDFNVNVISGSDGVIREASGGHSDTAAAANVSIIVAPLTRGRIPTIIDKVTTVVTPGSTVDVVVTDYGVVVNPTRTDLLERFQKAGIELVTMEKLRELANFIVGEPKEIEFEDQVVAVVEYRDGSIIDVVRKIKR from the coding sequence ATGATAAATAAAAGAGTTGACGAAAATCTTTTAAAAACAATAAAAGGTTACGGAGAAAGAAAAGCATATAAAGCTCCATTTACTAATCAACCTGAAGGATCTGTTAATGAAAATACAGAATCTTTAAAAGGTGCTATAAAGAGAACTAAAGTTGTAGATTCTTTAGAAGAAGCTATAAGAAATTCAGGATTAAAAGATGGAATGACTATATCTTTCCACCACCACTTTAGAAATGGTGATAAAGTTTTACCAATGGTTTTAGATAAATTAGCTGAGATGGGATTCAAAAACCTAAGAGTAGAAGCTAGTTCATTTACTAAAGCTCATGAAGGAATTGTAAAGCATATTAAAGCTGGTGTAGTAAATAGATTAGGTTCAAGTGGATTAAGAGGAGATTTAGCAAAAGAGATATCTAATGGAATGTTAGGGGATTACCCAGCAGTTATAAGATCTCACGGAGGAAGAGCAAGAGCTATTGTTGAAGGAGATATAAAAATAGATGTAGCGTTCTTAGGAGCATCATCATCAGATTGCATGGGAAATGCTAACGGAGTAAAAGGAAAATCACTTTGTGGATCATTAGGGTATGCAAAGGTAGACGCAGCTCATGCTGATAAAGTAATCATAATAACAGATACTTTAGTTGACTATCCAAATAGCCCAATGAGTATTCCACAAACACAAGTTGATTATGTTGTAGTAGTTGACGAGATTGGAGATCCAAATGGAATAATGTCTGGAGCTACAAGATTTACATCAAATCCAAAAGAGTTATTAATGGCTAAAAAAGTTTTAGATGTAATGTTAGCATCAGGATACTTTAATGATGGTTTCTCTATGCAAACAGGTTCAGGAGGAGCTTCATTAGCAGTAACAAGATTTATAAGAGAAGAGTTATTAAAAAGAAATATAAAGTGTAGCTTTGGTTTAGGGGGAATAACAAAAGCTTTCGTTGACTTATTAGAAGAGGGACTAATGGGACAGCTTTATGATACACAATGTTTTGACTTAGCAGCAGTTGAATCAATAGGAAGAAATGAAAAGCACGTAGAAGTAAGTGCTGATTTCTATGCAAATCCATTTAACTGTTCACCAGCTGTAAATAAGTTAGACTTTGTTATCTTAAGTGCTTTAGAAGTAGATAAGGATTTTAATGTTAACGTTATATCAGGTTCAGATGGAGTTATTAGAGAAGCTTCAGGAGGACACTCTGATACAGCAGCAGCAGCAAATGTATCAATTATAGTTGCTCCATTAACAAGAGGAAGAATACCTACAATAATTGATAAAGTAACAACTGTAGTTACTCCAGGAAGTACAGTTGATGTAGTTGTAACAGACTATGGAGTAGTTGTAAATCCAACTAGAACTGACTTATTAGAAAGATTCCAAAAAGCTGGAATTGAGCTAGTAACTATGGAGAAATTAAGAGAATTAGCAAACTTTATTGTTGGAGAGCCAAAAGAGATAGAGTTTGAAGATCAAGTTGTAGCTGTTGTTGAATATAGAGACGGTAGCATAATTGATGTTGTTAGAAAAATAAAAAGATAA
- a CDS encoding aldolase/citrate lyase family protein gives MKLRRSMLFIPGNNPGVIKDVHIYRPDSIMFDLEDAIAVTEKDSARFLVYNMLQKMRPVYKSLNIETVVRINALDTEYGVEDLEFIVRAQPDIIRIPKTDTPKDVLDVEAHVERIEKEAGIPVGTTKLMVAIESPLGALNAYQIATSSKRLVGMAIGGEDYVTNLKTNRSPEGVELFTGRGLIVMAARAAGIDALDSVYSDVNNDEGFIKEATMIKQMGFSGKSLIHPRQIELLHKVYTPSDIDIKKAKKIVDATREALEQNKGVFTVDGKMVDKPIIERAEHVLRLAKAAGVRLGGDE, from the coding sequence ATGAAATTAAGACGTTCGATGCTTTTTATTCCAGGAAATAATCCAGGAGTAATAAAAGATGTACATATATATAGACCAGATTCAATAATGTTTGACTTAGAGGATGCAATTGCTGTAACAGAAAAGGATTCAGCTAGATTTTTAGTTTACAATATGTTACAAAAAATGAGACCAGTATATAAGAGTTTAAATATAGAAACTGTTGTAAGAATCAATGCTTTAGATACAGAGTATGGAGTAGAGGACTTAGAATTTATTGTAAGAGCTCAGCCAGATATCATAAGAATACCTAAAACAGATACACCAAAAGATGTTTTAGATGTTGAGGCTCATGTAGAAAGAATTGAAAAAGAAGCTGGAATTCCAGTTGGAACAACAAAGTTAATGGTAGCTATAGAGAGTCCTTTAGGAGCTTTAAATGCTTACCAAATTGCAACTTCTTCAAAGAGACTAGTAGGAATGGCTATTGGTGGAGAGGACTATGTAACTAACTTAAAAACAAATAGATCTCCAGAAGGTGTAGAGTTGTTTACAGGAAGAGGATTAATAGTAATGGCAGCTAGAGCAGCAGGAATAGACGCTTTAGATTCTGTTTACTCAGATGTAAATAATGATGAAGGATTTATAAAAGAAGCAACAATGATTAAGCAGATGGGATTCTCAGGAAAATCATTAATTCACCCAAGACAGATTGAGTTACTTCATAAAGTATATACTCCTTCAGATATTGATATAAAGAAAGCTAAGAAAATTGTAGATGCAACAAGAGAAGCTTTAGAGCAAAATAAAGGTGTATTTACAGTGGATGGTAAAATGGTAGATAAGCCAATTATTGAAAGAGCTGAACATGTTTTAAGACTAGCAAAGGCAGCTGGGGTAAGATTAGGAGGAGACGAGTAA
- the citD gene encoding citrate lyase acyl carrier protein, with protein sequence MEIKVKAVAGTLESSDMYVIIEPNATGIELEIESVVMGQYGDDVRRVILESLEELGVTSAKVLVNDKGAIEPVIKSRIQTVVTRAAQQKFTWK encoded by the coding sequence ATGGAGATCAAAGTAAAAGCAGTGGCAGGTACTCTTGAATCGAGTGATATGTACGTAATAATTGAGCCAAATGCTACAGGAATTGAATTAGAAATTGAAAGCGTTGTAATGGGACAATACGGAGATGACGTTAGAAGAGTAATTTTAGAAAGCTTAGAAGAGCTTGGAGTTACTTCAGCTAAAGTTTTAGTTAATGATAAAGGGGCTATTGAGCCAGTAATCAAAAGCAGAATCCAGACAGTTGTTACAAGAGCAGCTCAACAAAAATTCACTTGGAAGTAG
- a CDS encoding sodium ion-translocating decarboxylase subunit beta: MEFLNNLFATTGIAMMTVNQGIMILVALFLLFLAIKKQYEPYLLLPIAFGMLLVNLPAPVSEGIMDKDGLLNILYQGVKYGVYPPLIFLAIGASTDFGPLIANPKSLLLGAAAQLGIFGAFVGAVLLGLNGNEAASIGIIGGADGPTAIYLTSKLAPHMLGPIAVAAYSYMALVPVIQPPIIRLFTTKEERQIKMTQLRTVSKREKILFPIVVTIVVTLIIPSAIPLVGMLMFGNLAKESGLVPNLVEHIKGALMYIITIFIGLTVGATTNAEAFLNLATIKIIILGLFAFSFGTAGGVIFGKVMCKLSKGTINPMIGAAGVSAVPMAARVVQKVGQEENPSNFLLMHAMGPNVAGVIGSAVAAGVLLAMFK; encoded by the coding sequence ATGGAGTTTTTAAATAATCTATTTGCAACAACAGGAATTGCAATGATGACAGTAAATCAAGGGATTATGATATTAGTTGCCTTATTCCTATTGTTTTTAGCAATAAAGAAGCAGTATGAACCATATCTTTTACTTCCAATAGCTTTTGGAATGCTATTAGTTAATCTACCAGCACCAGTAAGTGAAGGAATAATGGATAAAGATGGACTTTTAAATATTTTATATCAAGGAGTTAAATATGGAGTTTATCCTCCGTTAATATTCTTAGCAATTGGAGCAAGTACAGACTTCGGTCCGTTAATTGCAAATCCTAAGAGTTTACTTCTTGGAGCAGCAGCACAACTTGGAATTTTTGGAGCTTTCGTAGGAGCAGTTCTATTGGGGTTAAATGGTAACGAAGCAGCATCTATCGGTATTATAGGTGGAGCAGATGGACCAACAGCAATTTACTTAACTTCAAAATTAGCACCACATATGTTAGGACCAATAGCGGTTGCAGCTTATTCATATATGGCGTTAGTACCAGTAATTCAACCACCAATTATAAGATTATTTACAACTAAAGAGGAAAGACAAATAAAGATGACTCAGCTTAGAACTGTAAGTAAGAGAGAAAAAATTCTTTTCCCAATAGTAGTAACAATAGTAGTAACTTTAATAATTCCATCAGCAATTCCGCTAGTAGGAATGTTAATGTTTGGAAACTTAGCTAAGGAGAGTGGACTTGTTCCAAACTTAGTTGAACATATAAAAGGAGCTTTAATGTATATAATCACAATATTTATTGGATTAACAGTTGGAGCTACAACAAATGCAGAAGCATTTTTAAATCTTGCAACAATAAAGATAATAATTTTAGGACTTTTCGCTTTCTCTTTTGGAACGGCTGGAGGAGTAATCTTTGGAAAGGTTATGTGTAAACTTAGCAAAGGTACAATAAATCCAATGATAGGAGCAGCAGGAGTAAGTGCTGTACCAATGGCAGCTAGAGTTGTTCAAAAAGTAGGACAAGAGGAAAATCCAAGTAACTTCTTACTGATGCATGCAATGGGACCAAACGTAGCGGGAGTTATAGGTTCAGCAGTAGCAGCAGGAGTGTTACTAGCAATGTTTAAATAA
- a CDS encoding biotin/lipoyl-containing protein — MIKVYKVKIGEKVYEVEVESVKEVNGTISTPASTTAAPAAPVSAPAGNGTKVEAPMQGLVVSIEVTPGARVKAGDTLLILEAMKMENPIVSPVDGVVESITVNKGDTIDGGVVVATIA, encoded by the coding sequence ATGATAAAAGTATATAAAGTTAAAATTGGAGAAAAAGTATACGAGGTAGAAGTAGAATCAGTTAAAGAAGTAAATGGGACAATATCAACACCAGCATCAACAACTGCAGCACCAGCTGCTCCAGTATCTGCACCAGCAGGAAATGGAACAAAAGTTGAAGCACCTATGCAAGGTTTAGTAGTATCAATAGAGGTAACTCCAGGAGCTAGAGTAAAAGCAGGAGACACTTTACTAATATTAGAAGCTATGAAAATGGAAAATCCAATCGTATCACCAGTTGATGGAGTAGTAGAGTCAATTACTGTAAATAAAGGTGACACAATTGATGGTGGAGTAGTAGTAGCAACAATAGCTTAA
- a CDS encoding OadG family protein has product MFKGAISLITSLEITLISMLVVFTILAILAFVLSLFKYIPAEKVQEIKKATPAAAPKKVEREKFDPSKITSEEMRVAMMVACIEAAGEDKDANVRVIGIKELN; this is encoded by the coding sequence ATGTTTAAAGGAGCAATATCACTTATAACGTCTCTTGAAATAACTTTAATAAGTATGCTAGTTGTATTTACAATATTAGCTATATTAGCTTTTGTTCTTTCTCTGTTTAAATATATTCCAGCAGAAAAAGTTCAAGAGATAAAAAAAGCTACACCAGCAGCAGCACCAAAAAAAGTTGAAAGAGAAAAGTTTGATCCATCTAAAATAACAAGTGAAGAGATGAGAGTAGCAATGATGGTAGCATGTATAGAGGCAGCTGGAGAAGATAAAGATGCCAATGTAAGAGTTATAGGAATAAAAGAATTAAACTAA
- a CDS encoding oxaloacetate decarboxylase subunit alpha, which produces MKNKVKITETCLRDGHQSLIATRLTTAEILPIVEKMDEVGYHALEVWGGATFDACIRFLNEDPWERLREIKKRAKNTKLQMLLRGQNLLGYRHYADDIVEEFVKKSIENGIDIIRIFDALNDTRNLKVAAEATKKYGGHCQLSIAYTISPVHTTEYYKELAKEMESMGADSIVIKDMAGILLPETGYNLIKEIKSVINVPLELHTHATSGIASMLYLRAVDAGIDIIDTSISTFAGGTAQPATESMVRTFEGGERDPELNLTLLKEIAEYFKPIRKKYMDEKVLNMQAYFVEPSILEYQLPGGMLSNLVSQLTAQKAADKYEDVLKEIPRVREDLGYPPLVTPLSQMVGTQAVFNVLTGERYKMVPKEIKDYVKGLYGKSPAPMSEDIKKKIIGDEPVFTGRPADLLKPEYAEIAKEIGDLAKCPEDVLMYAMFPQIAKPYLENRNKPKVEKEYRNINIIF; this is translated from the coding sequence TTGAAAAATAAAGTTAAAATAACAGAAACTTGTCTAAGAGATGGACATCAATCTCTAATAGCCACAAGATTGACAACTGCAGAGATCCTTCCAATTGTAGAAAAAATGGATGAAGTTGGATATCATGCATTAGAGGTTTGGGGAGGAGCCACTTTTGATGCTTGTATTAGATTTCTAAATGAGGATCCTTGGGAGAGATTAAGAGAGATAAAAAAGAGAGCAAAAAATACAAAGTTACAAATGCTATTAAGAGGGCAAAACCTTTTAGGATATAGACACTATGCTGATGATATAGTAGAAGAATTTGTAAAAAAATCAATAGAGAATGGTATTGATATAATTAGAATATTTGATGCTTTAAACGATACAAGAAACTTAAAGGTTGCAGCAGAAGCTACTAAAAAATATGGTGGGCACTGTCAGCTTTCAATTGCTTATACAATAAGTCCTGTTCATACAACAGAGTACTATAAAGAGTTAGCAAAAGAGATGGAAAGTATGGGCGCTGATTCAATTGTTATAAAAGATATGGCTGGAATATTACTACCTGAAACAGGATATAACTTAATAAAAGAGATTAAGTCAGTAATTAATGTACCATTAGAATTACACACTCATGCTACAAGTGGAATAGCAAGTATGCTATATTTAAGAGCTGTAGATGCAGGAATTGATATTATAGATACATCAATTTCAACTTTTGCAGGAGGAACAGCACAACCAGCAACAGAATCTATGGTTAGAACTTTTGAAGGTGGAGAAAGAGATCCAGAACTTAATTTAACACTTTTAAAAGAGATTGCAGAGTACTTTAAGCCAATTAGAAAAAAATATATGGATGAAAAAGTTTTAAATATGCAAGCTTACTTTGTTGAGCCAAGTATTTTAGAATATCAGCTACCAGGAGGAATGTTATCAAATCTAGTTTCTCAACTAACAGCTCAAAAAGCAGCTGATAAATATGAGGATGTTTTAAAAGAGATTCCAAGAGTTAGAGAGGATTTAGGATACCCTCCATTAGTAACACCGTTAAGTCAAATGGTAGGAACACAGGCAGTATTTAATGTACTGACAGGGGAAAGATATAAAATGGTTCCTAAAGAGATAAAGGATTATGTAAAAGGTCTATATGGAAAATCTCCAGCACCAATGTCTGAAGATATAAAGAAGAAGATTATAGGAGATGAGCCAGTATTTACAGGAAGACCAGCAGATCTTTTAAAACCTGAATATGCTGAAATAGCAAAGGAGATAGGAGATTTAGCAAAATGTCCAGAAGATGTTTTAATGTATGCTATGTTCCCACAAATTGCTAAGCCATACTTAGAAAATAGAAATAAACCTAAAGTAGAAAAAGAGTACAGAAATATAAATATAATTTTTTAG
- a CDS encoding GntR family transcriptional regulator — translation MVIKKKKSIREQVYDYLKDEIVNGKIKEGSRIVEEEFAEKLNISRTPLREAIRMLELEGLIEAREKGGVTVPKTTKKDVEEVVKIRIALETVIFEELFERVTKKDIERLEENVAKAAAIVNDEEKSLEVFKYFSEFNKILYSISDLPRVVTLINNLNLYLKKFRKISAENNNRRLSAHRDHAKIVELIKAGNKEEAIAVNRKHLLEAKEFLIKQVES, via the coding sequence ATGGTTATAAAAAAGAAAAAATCAATCCGTGAGCAAGTATATGATTATCTAAAGGATGAAATTGTAAATGGAAAGATAAAAGAAGGAAGTAGAATAGTAGAAGAGGAATTTGCAGAAAAGCTTAATATAAGTAGAACACCTTTAAGAGAGGCAATTAGAATGCTTGAATTAGAAGGGCTTATTGAGGCAAGAGAAAAGGGTGGGGTAACAGTACCAAAAACCACTAAAAAGGATGTAGAGGAAGTAGTAAAGATTAGAATAGCTTTAGAAACAGTTATCTTTGAAGAACTATTTGAAAGAGTGACAAAAAAAGATATTGAAAGATTAGAGGAAAATGTAGCTAAAGCAGCAGCTATAGTTAATGATGAAGAGAAATCTTTAGAAGTTTTTAAATACTTCTCTGAATTTAATAAAATACTTTATAGTATTTCTGATCTTCCAAGAGTGGTAACTTTAATAAATAATTTGAATCTATATTTAAAAAAGTTTAGAAAAATATCAGCTGAAAATAATAATAGAAGACTAAGTGCTCATAGAGATCATGCTAAGATAGTAGAATTAATAAAAGCTGGTAATAAAGAAGAAGCCATAGCTGTAAATAGAAAGCATCTATTAGAGGCTAAAGAGTTCTTAATAAAACAGGTTGAAAGTTAA
- the bioA gene encoding adenosylmethionine--8-amino-7-oxononanoate transaminase, protein MKNLSDLQKKDLEHIFHPCSQMKDYEQLPPMVIVKGDGLYVEDEFGNRYMDCVSSWWVNLFGHCNPRINAAIKEQIDKLEHIIFANFSHEAAIELGERLTAVAPKGLNKLIFTDNGSSSTEVAIKLSFQYHVQTGNPQKKTFVSIDGAYHGETIGALGVGNMDRFTDVYKPLLKEGVKVKGPDCFNCSFDKKRENCNAECFVYMEEYLKENGDIISGVIIESMVQGVAGMRIYSPIYLKKLRALTQKLNIHLIADEIAMGFGRTGKMFAIEHAGVSPDIMCVGKGLTAGYFPMSIVLITDKLYDAFYADYSEGKSFLHSHSYSGNPIGCRIAVETLKIFQEENILEVIKEKGDYLRKSATEKLKDIPYFGEYRQIGLIGAIELVGIPGERAGYEIYKIALKKGAILRPLGNIVYFMPPYIIKREEIDKMLDIFNESLREYLETIE, encoded by the coding sequence ATGAAAAACCTAAGTGATTTACAGAAAAAAGATTTAGAACATATCTTTCACCCATGCTCACAAATGAAAGATTATGAACAACTTCCTCCTATGGTAATAGTAAAAGGAGATGGACTATACGTAGAAGATGAATTTGGAAATAGATATATGGATTGTGTTTCAAGTTGGTGGGTGAATCTATTTGGACATTGTAATCCAAGAATAAATGCAGCTATAAAAGAGCAAATAGATAAATTAGAGCATATAATTTTTGCAAATTTTTCTCATGAAGCAGCAATTGAATTGGGAGAAAGATTGACAGCTGTCGCACCAAAAGGATTAAATAAACTTATATTTACAGATAATGGTTCTTCAAGTACGGAAGTAGCTATAAAATTGAGTTTTCAATATCATGTTCAAACAGGAAATCCACAGAAAAAAACATTTGTTTCAATAGATGGGGCGTATCATGGAGAAACAATTGGGGCTTTAGGTGTTGGAAACATGGATAGATTTACAGATGTTTATAAGCCGCTTTTAAAAGAAGGAGTAAAAGTAAAAGGACCAGATTGTTTTAATTGTTCTTTCGATAAAAAAAGAGAAAATTGTAACGCAGAGTGTTTCGTTTACATGGAAGAATATTTAAAAGAAAATGGAGATATAATTTCTGGAGTAATAATTGAATCAATGGTTCAAGGTGTTGCAGGAATGAGAATATATTCGCCAATATATTTAAAAAAATTAAGAGCATTAACACAAAAATTAAATATTCACTTAATTGCAGATGAAATAGCAATGGGATTTGGAAGAACAGGAAAAATGTTTGCTATAGAACATGCAGGAGTTAGTCCTGATATTATGTGTGTTGGAAAAGGTTTAACAGCAGGATATTTTCCAATGTCTATAGTTTTAATAACAGATAAATTATATGATGCATTTTATGCAGATTATTCAGAAGGAAAATCATTTTTACATTCTCACAGTTACTCAGGAAATCCTATAGGATGTAGAATAGCTGTGGAAACTTTAAAAATTTTTCAAGAGGAAAATATTTTAGAAGTTATAAAAGAAAAAGGTGATTATTTAAGAAAATCTGCTACAGAGAAATTAAAGGATATCCCTTATTTTGGAGAATATAGACAAATAGGATTAATTGGAGCTATTGAATTAGTTGGAATTCCTGGAGAACGAGCAGGATATGAAATATACAAAATAGCCTTAAAAAAAGGAGCTATTTTAAGACCATTAGGAAACATTGTTTATTTTATGCCACCCTATATAATTAAAAGGGAAGAGATAGATAAAATGTTAGATATCTTCAATGAATCACTTAGGGAGTATCTAGAGACAATTGAATAA
- the rpoN gene encoding RNA polymerase factor sigma-54 translates to MDFKLGLDQSLKLNLSLEMKISIEILKMSLKELKEYLEKESVKNSNIEIIFPKSNFSKNEDYENFIENIGEEDESLISYLEEQIIYLEIKREVRDILEYLINNLDERGYLISNLEELRKNGGFKLNIFKDAIKILHTLEPIGVGATNLIECLKIQLENKGILTDTLSNILDKNLEDIANADLKKISLERDIPLAKVKEYINTIKNLNPNPARGFYVNKKTDYIIPDLFVETNNEELIVNLNESGIPKIRLKNENKKDQILALALERGLIKRQETLLEVGRYVLNYQKEYILFDKNLKTLKVKDIAYSLNLHESTISRALKDKFIKINGKIESLKKYIVLDDKAELIKREILKIIESEDKNNPLSDEKILIKLMEKNLLVQRRTVGKYREELGILSSRKRKK, encoded by the coding sequence ATGGATTTTAAATTGGGGTTAGATCAAAGTTTAAAATTAAATCTTTCTTTAGAGATGAAAATATCTATAGAGATTTTAAAAATGAGTTTAAAAGAACTGAAAGAATACTTGGAGAAAGAAAGTGTAAAAAACTCAAATATAGAGATTATTTTTCCAAAATCTAATTTTTCAAAAAATGAAGATTATGAAAATTTTATTGAGAATATAGGTGAGGAAGATGAGAGTTTAATAAGTTATTTAGAGGAGCAAATAATTTATTTAGAAATAAAAAGAGAAGTTAGAGATATTTTAGAGTATCTAATAAATAATTTAGATGAAAGAGGTTATTTAATCTCTAATTTAGAAGAGTTAAGGAAAAATGGTGGTTTTAAATTAAATATATTTAAAGATGCTATAAAAATTTTACACACATTAGAGCCTATAGGAGTCGGTGCCACTAATCTTATAGAGTGTTTAAAAATTCAACTTGAAAATAAAGGCATTTTGACTGATACATTATCTAATATTTTAGATAAAAATTTAGAGGATATTGCAAATGCAGATTTAAAAAAAATCTCTTTAGAAAGAGATATTCCATTAGCTAAAGTTAAAGAGTATATAAATACAATAAAAAATTTAAATCCTAATCCTGCGAGAGGTTTTTATGTAAATAAAAAAACAGATTATATTATTCCAGATTTGTTTGTAGAGACAAATAATGAAGAGCTTATTGTAAATTTAAATGAATCAGGGATTCCAAAAATAAGGTTAAAAAACGAAAACAAAAAAGATCAAATATTAGCTTTGGCTTTAGAAAGAGGTTTGATAAAAAGACAAGAAACACTCTTAGAAGTTGGAAGATATGTTTTAAATTATCAAAAAGAATATATTCTTTTTGATAAAAATTTAAAAACATTAAAAGTTAAAGATATTGCTTACAGCTTAAATCTTCATGAATCTACAATTTCAAGAGCTTTAAAAGATAAATTTATAAAAATAAATGGGAAAATAGAAAGTTTAAAAAAATATATTGTTTTAGATGATAAGGCTGAGCTAATAAAAAGAGAAATTTTAAAAATTATTGAGAGTGAAGATAAAAATAATCCTTTATCAGATGAAAAAATTTTAATAAAACTTATGGAAAAAAATCTACTAGTACAGAGAAGGACAGTAGGAAAATATAGAGAGGAGCTTGGAATTCTATCTAGTAGAAAAAGAAAAAAATAG
- a CDS encoding energy transducer TonB, with product MNKFYILSAILHGIVIFFLFGFAKDEELKFKEKNTMIVSVKNRRAVSNNSNISSVKQSEQKEEVQDEKVIPEEKPVEEEKTKEKVKKIIKKEEVKKKKSETKKSDNKKKKTNSNKVKESYNEFEDQNRFLQGEDGVFTAISLDGIEYEILKEVDPQYPIKARKIGYNGVGSIKVNFLVDIDGTVKDVKFISGESKFGFREEVEKALRKWKFKPIIYKGKIIKVHFEKEFKFKKN from the coding sequence ATGAATAAATTTTATATTCTATCAGCTATTTTGCATGGTATAGTTATATTTTTTCTATTTGGATTTGCAAAGGATGAAGAGTTAAAGTTTAAAGAGAAAAATACGATGATAGTATCAGTAAAAAATAGAAGAGCAGTTAGTAATAATAGTAATATTAGCTCAGTAAAACAGAGTGAACAAAAAGAAGAGGTTCAAGATGAAAAGGTTATACCTGAAGAGAAGCCAGTAGAAGAAGAAAAAACAAAGGAAAAAGTTAAAAAAATAATAAAAAAAGAAGAGGTTAAGAAAAAAAAGTCAGAAACTAAAAAGTCAGATAATAAAAAGAAAAAAACTAATTCTAATAAAGTAAAAGAAAGCTACAATGAGTTTGAAGACCAAAATAGATTTTTACAAGGAGAGGATGGAGTATTCACAGCGATATCATTAGATGGTATAGAATATGAGATATTAAAAGAAGTAGATCCTCAATATCCTATAAAAGCGAGAAAAATAGGATATAATGGAGTTGGTAGTATTAAGGTTAATTTTCTTGTAGATATTGATGGTACAGTAAAAGATGTAAAGTTTATATCTGGTGAAAGTAAGTTTGGATTTAGAGAAGAAGTAGAGAAGGCTTTGAGGAAATGGAAGTTTAAGCCAATTATATACAAAGGGAAGATAATTAAAGTTCATTTTGAAAAAGAGTTTAAATTTAAAAAAAATTAA
- a CDS encoding ExbD/TolR family protein, translating to MKRRTKRRSLATPDLTPLIDVVFLLLIFFMLVTTFDKYSGFKLELPKGGVVSETSKGVYELVIDKDENYFLLVDKTSNPITLETLGEKVTNINEITISADKNLKYEVVVKAIGALKSSGVDKVELNFYE from the coding sequence ATGAAAAGAAGAACAAAAAGAAGAAGTTTGGCAACTCCAGATTTAACACCTTTAATTGATGTTGTTTTCCTGCTTTTAATTTTTTTCATGTTAGTTACAACTTTTGACAAGTATAGTGGATTTAAATTAGAGCTTCCTAAGGGTGGTGTGGTTTCTGAAACATCTAAGGGTGTATATGAATTAGTTATAGATAAAGATGAAAACTATTTTCTACTAGTAGATAAAACTTCTAATCCTATTACCTTAGAAACTTTAGGAGAAAAAGTAACTAATATAAATGAGATAACAATAAGTGCAGATAAAAATTTGAAATATGAAGTTGTAGTGAAAGCTATTGGAGCTTTAAAAAGTAGTGGTGTTGATAAAGTGGAGCTGAATTTTTATGAATAA